In a single window of the Aquarana catesbeiana isolate 2022-GZ linkage group LG13, ASM4218655v1, whole genome shotgun sequence genome:
- the DMAC2L gene encoding ATP synthase subunit s, mitochondrial produces the protein MIIFHVLHRSFLAKQRLPPLSGRRQFWGWLNAVFNRVDYERIKDVGPDRAASEWLLRCGAKVRYEGFEKWQYDYNGLPTGPLGKYKIQAIDATESCIMHRGFDYLDGLEHLEELKLCQCIYIEDTCLERISQTVNLQESLRRMEVISCGNVTDKGVISLHSLRNLEYLFLRDLPGIGKKEMILELLQKSLPSLQIELDLKD, from the exons ATGATAATCTTTCATGTTTTGCATCGGTCTTTCCTGGCTAAGCAACGTCTTCCACCACTCTCTGGGCGCAGACAGTTTTGGGGCTGGTTAAATGCAGTTTTTAACAG AGTTGACTATGAACGTATAAAGGACGTGGGACCAGACCGGGCGGCCTCAGAGTGGTTATTACGCTGCGGAGCCAAAGTTCGGTATGAAGGATTTGAGAAATGGCAATACGATTATAATGGCCTTCCCACTGGACCTCTGGGGAAATACAAGATCCAGGCCATTGATGCAACAGAGTCCTGCATTATGCACAGAGGATTTGACTacttgg ATGGATTGGAGCACCTGGAGGAACTGAAACTGTGTCAATGTATATATATTGAGGACACCTGTCTGGAGAGAATAAGCCAGACAGTCAACCTTCAAGAGAGTCTCAGAAGAATGGAAGTCATCAGCTGTGGGAATGTGACTGATAAAGGTGTCATATCTCTGCACTCCTTGAG GAACTTGGAATATTTATTTTTGCGCGATCTCCCTGGAATCGGGAAGAAGGAGATGATCCTGGAACTTCTACAGAAATCCCTCCCCTCATTACAGATTGAGTTAGATCTGAAGGATTGA